The sequence atctaaaagttgcaggacaaaaaaataggactggagtttgacacccctgatctaaacaATCTATCTTCTGCCTGAGGGAACTGCTCCTCTTTAAGCTCCTCCTCCTGATGAACCTTAATAACTCCAGCCGCATTTGCTTGTCACAACCTGCAATGAGAAGAAGAGACACACAAATACCAATCTGCATGCAACTCTTTGGACATAACAACCATATTGCCTTGTACAAAAATCTGTTGCTCTTCTCAGCATGGTGCTGCTCTGCTTCAGAATACATTTAGTGTTTTCAGAGTGAcatgcagtgttagttttctgaTAAGCAcattagttttcatttatactgaaaagcaaaatttagattttatttcccagattacatttttttgtcttcctttgCTGAGTCAACAACATGCCCAATTTGGTAAACTGCAACCAGGATTTGTTATATCTAATAGTACATTGGCAGTTATGTCTTGGTGGGTTTGCAGTTGTTGTcatattctttccattttcagatgatggatttaAGATATGATAGGTTAAGATATGTCTTGTGCGCATTTCCGTTTTCTGGCCTGCCTGTGTTTATCACTATTAATTTCAACCACAGTTTAAGGACAATGCTTGCAAAGTAGATGAATGCAtcataaaattcatttttatatccaaaataaaagcaatatagATTAAGCAAAATATGTTCAGATGTCAATTGATGATTTTGTGAGTTAAATGTTGTGAAGATCCACCAAACGGTCTTGCTCAGGTCTCTGCAAATGTTAGCTGGATCCCGGTgacacacagacatgcacagAATTGGTCAATACATAAAGGTTGGGCTgtaacactttttttccctttatggGTCACAAATCCAAtggaaaattcaagctggattTGCCTAATCAATGACTACTAGCTCCCTAAATCTGCCTTGCAAAATCTGTCAAGCTGTAGAAAACCAAAGAGAATGCATAAGCTAATGATTTTTCAATGTAATCTCATAGAGCGGTCTTTGGGGTTTGACAATAAATGTTGGATACTGAAATAACAAGCCATTTTCAATGAGGATATTTTACAgcagtttaaatgaaaacattcaggttAGCGAGATGAGGTCTTCATCTGTCAAAAATAGGAAATTCACACATGCACCCTTATTTCTTCACATTAGTGAATGTCTGAAAACGTTGCGCCTCTCTTCAATTAAAGGCCTTTGCAAACTGACTTCAGGCCTCTGCTTGGACTGTCAGGATTGGGGCTCACATTATGATTTTCTCTCGCTCTTCTGTTAttcttctgtttcctctgtgtgAACGGGAAGACCAAAAATAACCCTGCTGAAATCTACGGCTCTCCAGGGGCAAAGCTTTTGTGTCAGAGcaagtaaaaaaacaagagcagaGCCAGCTGAATGGGACACTACGAGAGCTACAGTTTCAAGGCCTCATGCGGCTCGGTCCATGGATACAGACACGGCTCATTAAATGGTCAGGCTGTCTGGAGTCCCACTGAGAAGTGTCACATGAGACAATGAGCTGTATTTTACAGATGAAACTGGGAGCTGCAGTCTGGCCTGAAGTTTAATAATGGATTCACAGATGAAATGGCTCTGCAAAGAGTATGTCTGATGAGAGGATGGAGAGATTAACTGGGAAATTAATGGATGCTCTATaacatttttgcagctttgCCATCTAACGGTTCATGCTAAAAAAGAATGACTGAAATGCATTAATATGAGATAAGAAGGTCAACGTATGGTCTGGCTTAACAAAGAATCCAGTTGCCAGTGTAggatttattatcatttattagAAGCAGTATGTTTTaggaaaaataattgtaaataaatcctCACTTTTTTATGCATACAACAAATGCACATTTCAAAGCCTATTGCTGTGACCGCAGAGCCAATCAGCAGTCCTATTGTTGAAGTTGGTTGATTTTTGTGaattaatagtttttatgttgtaGCAAGTGCCTTGTGTGTTTTATGgtaatgtttttgacattttattaccTATTTGTACACAGGCATCTGCTGACACAGTTGATGAAATATAATTATGCTGTTTTCCACAAGGAGGAAAACATTCTTACATGTCCAGATTATCACCTGTTCAAACCATTGAGGTGTTGCTGGTGGTTGACTGCCATGTGTTATTCCTACATTTTAATATTAGGATGTCATGATCAATCAACCAAAAATCGGAATAGGGCAATTTTCCCCTAATTGGCTTGGATGTCATCAGGTAACATTCTGAatgcatcaaaacaaagaactgctgtaattttcagtttataaaGAAATTGATCAACATGtactttaattcagttttaacaacaaataaatgtttggaaGAATTAGTTTGATGCATAGATGAAAATACTTTAATAGTAGTATGTGTTGGAAATAATCTATCAAAGAAGCTGAAGCATATTTTTTCTCTGGTATAAattccaagaaaaagaaaacaatatcagGTCATTTGAAATTAGCATGTTGGACCAAGGTGGAAACAGATAATCAGTGTCAGCCAGAAAAGACTTGATTGGGGCTGACAGGCCTcacaatttaaatttattactGTTTCATAACCAGGTGTTAAAACTTCTCTCCTTTTTGCTTCAAATTCACACCTCTCTCTAAACCACGAGgctattttttgttgttcaatactttttttatttatggagtAAGTCTCACATATAGTTGAACTTAATTGCACTCTGTTTCCATTCATCTAACTTATTCTGATTGTAGTGCTGATCAgttaaattttagaaaacatgacAGATTATGACCTCTGATTAACCCATGTTAACTCCAAGCAACCTCCTGCTGGAATATTGTACTTTTTGTAGTCACATAACCACACATCTTTTACTGTGAACTATAAgtagataataaaaaattgcattaacttgagtttttgtttgaagCCGATTGTGAAACGTTTCCCTGATGAGTACGAATTGATGCACACTTGTTATAAGATGTCCTGCTTTAGATGGCTCCCTGTCATACTAAAAAAATTCCAACACCTGAAACAGTAAgtacatacatatttttatcatAACGCTGATGTTTTAAGAGTCAAATTCAaattatggtgttttttttgtttgtttgtttgtttttgcattaatcTGGACAATTCTTTAGGTTTCATGAACTGTCATATTTGCACATGCCCAACATACCGAGGACAGCTGTCACATTCAACCTTACTCAGAATTTCTCTgcctgttttttcctctttactcCCTCAGCTGTCATTCTGGTACTGTCATGAATTGACTAACACACCTACACTGTGACATGTTTTTCTCATGAAGACCACGGCGGAGCACATCTTCCACACAGAGTTCATTCCCACATTGGCTACAGTGTGCTCCACGTAATGGTATGGTTACACTAAAAATCACCTTCAGCAGCGGTTTCCATCATGGAGGATTATGATGATTACAAACTTTTGAACCACAAATTGCAGAGTTGTGCATCCAAATCCTCTTCATCTGCATTTATTTCTGAGGTAAATTCTATATACAGTGTCTAATTATGAATCTACAAACCAAGAGCATGCTGGGACATGTTGCTGTGTGCTAGGCTTACATGAGATGCATCTATCTCTTTCCATCACCAAGGAAAGGTCACCACACCTCCACGCTGTGACTCAACCCCTCTGACGTCTCTCGCGCTCCGGGTGAAATCGGAGCTGGGAACACTCACGGAAAGCCCTTGTGCCTTCCCAGGTCCTCTCATGTATTATGGACAACAAGATTTAATGGTTTGAAATTAAACTGTGTGGCTGCCTGGCAGTAGAGCTGATCTAGAACAGTGATCGCCTGTGGCTTTTTTCAGTGAGCGGTTAATTAGAAAGCTCGACTCTTGTGCCTGTGTCAGGTCAGAGTCTGACTGTCAGACTGGCCTATTTACTGTTTGTCTGTGGGAAAACTGAGTTTACTTTCACTGTATTCAGAGCCACTTCCTCTGAAAATCATAGTGTTGTTACCTTTGATAAATGGTTTCCATGTGTTGACACAGCAGCCAGCAGGAACGCAGTTATTACCATATATATGACCTATAGAGTGTGAATGTTTATCTTTGTGCACATgccctttcttctttcttttttatgagCATGGTGGTGTGatttaatattgatttctgTAAAATAGCTATAACACACAGCAGGTctactttttaaagaatatttccACATTCAAGATTCAACATGCCCATAtatgtttaaaactgaattaatagGTAATTGACAAACTTGTGGGTTCTGTcaataaaatgagattttgCTGCTCGTCAATCATTGTTTACTCTTTCTCCAAACTTGTGAACTTGTAATATTAGATCCTCTGTGCCCTGAACACCATGTTTTATATTCTGCTGTAAAGCACACATGTACTAAAACACGTGTACTACTGTAACAGGAGTTGCCTCAGTGGATCATGTAGAGGGTGAGAGTTTGACTTTGGTCTGACCATGCTGGGTTCTTAACAACCTCCTATCCTTCCCCACACTCCTCCTTCAGTATATCATCGTAACAATGCTACTCCATGAATAAGAAACAAGAGtcggattttctttttccagattaGACACTGTAGATCgttaagaaattatttcacttaggATTCTGCCCTGAATATACATGCAGTAATGCATGTGGTATGAATCAATCTTGTTGTCAGTAACAGGAGccccttttatttgtttctgctttccttaaaataaatcaactcaATCCATCTTCGTTTTGAGGACTAGATGTTAGTTAGTTCATCCTTGAATATTTctgccaaaatatttttaaaggtacAATCACACatttcattgagattttatatggaaaacacaaagtagtgcatatttGTGAGGTTGAGGAAAATTATATATGCTGTTCAAATTTATATGCAAAAAATTACAGACCTGATGGAGGCACCAACAGGCTGTGGGGAAGTTTGAGTCTGTggaaaaattgaaaatgactgaatggattgttatttattaaaaaaattcaaccaTAATAAACTCTTCACTGAGTTGTGTTGGTCTAtcttataaaattataacattgcaaaatgtgacaaagcTCAAAGCATGACATTATTTTTGCAGGACACTGTAGTTTAACTTTTGAACAAATTATTTCCTTGAGTCGTAGGATCTCTTTACCTAAGGCTCACCCATTCAGTAGGCTGAGTACACACCtgagtgtttgttttgtctcaaaCTGGATGTGAAAAGTTAAAGTCAAAAGCTCTATTTAGTCAATCCCATCTATCAGCAGGAAAACTGTGCTTCACCTTGACAGCCTGAAACGTGTTGTGCAAACACTTTGAGACATTTAGTTGTGCGAATGGGCTGGCTGCACGAGTGGCTGATAGCCAGTTAACCCCTGACGCTGCAGAGACGGGACCCAACAAATCCTTTGTAAGAATGTAGGTCAGGAGAAAAACGGATCTATAAAAGCAACGAACAGCTGTAAGAGGCATGAACAGCACACAAGGGGCCACTGgctcttgctttcttttttctctctgctaatCACATTAAAATGGGCTTGTGCTGATGATGTCATACAGTTACTGTGGTTTGAGGTTTTGGGAACTTcaagaagctgcagctggtgtAGACAAGAAAATGCACcgcaggaggaagagaaagtAAGTGTGGGTTTCTGTGTTCAACATGCTGAAACAAACCCACTCTTGTTTCAGAGTGTTGGTGATTTCAATGGCATCCGGTGGAACCATTTTAGCCAATCAATGCACATGATCATAGCTGTCCACCTTAACTAACAGGCCATGAAGGGAATTTgtcagaaaagcagccaagagggtcatggtaactctggaggaactgcagaggCCCCCAGTTTTAGTTAGCTATTACTCACACAATCCATCAATCAGGACTTTATGGAGACTGACTAGAAGAAACCCAGAAGGTAGCAATATCATTAGTGGgaacaactttttttccccgCAAGAATAGGAAAGTGGTTCAGAGTTTTTGGGAAGAGGGATAGAGCTAAATATGGGGGATTGACAGAAGAACACATGttagaacaggggtgggcaactccaggcctggagggatggtctcctgcaacgtttagatgtatctttacttcaacacacctgagtcaaataatgaggtcattagtaggactctggagaacttgactgcacttaggaggtgatgcAGCTATTTGATTCAAGTGTGATAATTATGAATCTGTGGTGAGATTTGAAAACTGTTGCCAGTTTGCATATGCCAGAAAGAATGaagaaggaataaaaagaaatattcccCAAAAGATTTCAGGCAGTATTTTCAGTGAAAGGAGGTtccacaaagtattgactcagggagtctgaatacaaatgaaacaGATGTTGCACAATTGTATTTGTCACAATTCTGTGaatcacttttttcccctttcactCAGTTATGAAATAGTTTTGTTGATCTATCTCATAAAACCcataataaaatgaatggaagtggCTGATTCTACTGTGATAAATAATGAAAAGGTGCAAGGTGTGTGAGTACAGAAATGTTGCCACTTAATTTGGTGACAAGCTGTCATGTCATTCACAGAGTTGTAACACTAATGTGAACAGTGCATCAGCAGAAAAAGATTAAGTCTGAAGAACTACGGAACGCCTGTTTCCGTTTGGTGTCCACTGTTAAAGGGAAGTGACAGCTCGTCCACATTTAGAGACAGAAGTTGCAGAAGTCACACCCTCCTCTGACCAAAGGTCTCATGAGGTGACGTGAGATGCAACTCTGTGGTTATATCACACTTCAACGCAACGTTGTGATATCCCATAAAGGGAACTGAGTTCATATTTTATGGTTGGCATTTCCATCtttagtgatgttttttttgtgtagtCATGGCAACAGACGACACATCAACAACCAGACTTACGAAAGGTAAATTATTCAATGCAATCCACCTTGCAGGATGTGGGTTTAAACAGCTAAGGACGACCTGGGATTTCACACCTGGTTTGATATTAGCAGATCCTTGTGATGCTCTGGCAATCTGAGCTTGTGCTGATGTGTGTGGCTTGCTTGGTCTGAGGCTGGTTGAATGACCGGACGGTCATTAAGCCAGAAGCTTAGCTAAATGTTATCCATCCTCCTCCCTGGATGGCAGTTGCCTAGAAATGAAGATTTATTGAAGCCTTTTACCTGAACTGCACATTTGCAATCCTGACAAATACCAGGGAGAAATGGCATTTTGCTCTTTACATAATTATTCCTCAGAGGCAACCTGATCTCAAAGCTCTTGCAGGTCCTCGttcatatttatacaaatatgacaaaaagaaCGATTGCAGCaggtttatgttttctttttttattgagaatTCCATGAGGTTCACATATCAAACcacatttcatatatttttttaaaaaatacaattttttaatagctaaaacataatttacaacTTAGtacataaatgtttctttcctcttttgcacAGCAAAGATATGACATTTATGTCAGAGACAACATACCGGCACACATTATGTACATGTACAacagtgcaaaaataaagcAGGATCTCACAGAAGCGCCCTGACAGGAAAACGAGGGGGACTTATTAAGACCCACAGTAgcactgaaaatggaaaaaatggaaTGCAGAATTTTTGGATCACAATGTTTCAAGTGAGAAATAAACTTTAAGTGAACAAAAGCCCGCTGCAACAAGaaatcctctaaaacaaaagagGATGATTTAGTGCAGACGTCCTCAGACACACTATGAATGATCTCTCGGATGTGCATGCATTTTTCcactgtttctgtgtttataacATCTTAAAGTGTCACTCAGTAGCTTAATTTGGAGTTTGTGTGTGGCAGTAGTTCCAAAACCTACAGTGAGCTTCTCTCCTTTGGTTGTTGAGGCACATATCAGACAAAAGCTCCCCACCAAAGAGCACAAATGTTTAGAGATGTACCAATCCATCCTTTGATTGGAATCATAAATTATATGCAGGTAAACAGCCGCTTAAAACCATAAACTCCCACTCCCTATGAAGGGATCATGCAACATCATACTTTCATGAACATGAGCAAGAGAGtaacataataatgcaaaaaattctttaatttcCATTATTATCTGTTAGAACCTGCAgcactttttttcctcagaaaaatctgaactgGTCAAAACTGGAATCTGGTAGAggtctgattggtgcatctctacaaATCTTGCTCAAGGAGAAAATGTGgctcagaaaaacaaagccaCAAGGAGGCACAGACAATAGTCATTCAGGCTACTTCCAGCACCTTGACCTCCCCCAGCCCGTTGCTGAGCCCAGTGAGCTCCTGGTTGCTTTCTATAGAAGACTCGCTCCCTGTGCTCTCCCCAGAGAGAAGTCTGGTGACCCTGAGGTCAGCCTTTAGAGTCTGCACGTCGTTCCCTATGCTCATCTCCCCTAAGTCATTAATGATCTGAGTTAACTCCTGTTTTTCGTTGACACAGTCCGAGTCTAAAATGTCTTCACACTCGAAGTGCATcgctttctcctcctcttcctcccccacCAGATCCTCGGTAATGGAGCCCAGCTTGGGCGCACTCCGGCTGCGCTCCACCGGGGGCTTGTAGCAACACTGTCCGTTGAGCAGCTTCCTGAGCGGCACCAGCGGGATGGTCTGGTCCCcgatgagctgctgctgctggtgccgGGCGTCATCCCTTCGCTTCAGTCTCTTGAACTCCGCCAGAGCCGTGGCGGAGGTCTGGTACAGCAGCAGTGCCATGGCCTTCGCTTTCTCGGGCTTGGACACCAGCACGGCGTGGCAGCGCAGCATCACCGCTTTGTGCTTCATCTCGTGCCTGTAAATCCACGCGAAGATCTTGGGGAGCCGCGGGTCCGCCACGCAGTAGGTGATGCGGTGCAGCAGGTACAGGTGTCCCGGCCTCTTGGCTTTATCGTCCACATGCACCATCCGGATACCCTGCGAGCTGACGGTCAGCCGCATCTTGGTGCCGTTCTTGCCCATCTCGCTCTTGCCCCAGATCTTGCTCACCGCCATGTCCGTGCAGCCGTCCCCCTTCGACTGGATGGTGGTGGCGTTGCCCAGATACAGCACCGTGTACGTGGGGTCCTCGCTGGTGATCTTCACCTTTTTCCGCTTGGACTTGAACATGCTGCCCACCCGGTTGAGAGCGCTCTCGGGACAGGACTTGGCGAAGGAGGTGAGCGCGGAGTAGTTGAGGCTCACCGCATAGCCCTTCTGCTTGGACTGCTTGTCTTCCTCGATCAGATCGAACTTGTTCTTCTTCCACGGCAACATTTTACCGCTGTTCCCGTTCAACAGCAACActgagggagaaagaaaaaaaatacttgaagtTACTACTAAAATGCTAGAAGCGTTTGGGGAGCCTATCAGGGCATGTATGAGCAACTCTGGGAGTGCTGAGCGCAAAGACAACGTACTTTATCTGACCATCACCCGAAGAGCCCCTGTCCATTATCTGCGAAACGATGGAAATGCTCACTGCAAAGGATATAATGCTGTGCAGAGAGCAGATTCACCTCTTATATACAGGGACATACCATTACAGCATGAGGGTAGGGGGAGGGACTGGACCATTTTAAAGATGTTCATTCCCAGGGCTTCTGTATAATTTGTATAAAAACTGAGAATTTAAAAATTCTTGACAAGAATAGTTCAACAAATCTTTACATTGAGGTAGAAAGAAAACCAGATTTCGCCCTTTTGCATTCTGCTTAAATCACTTGGGATTCATTTAGCTTTGATaattgtgaaaacagaaaatacaatttctattaaaaaaaaacaaacaaacacaaaaaaacaattaacattacattaaatgattttatgtaGTTTTACTTGGATTTTGttgaagtgaaagtaaaaatgtaaatgtaaaactctGGAGTTTTTTGACTCCAGAGTCAAAAAGTGTATGACATATAGGTTAGTACTGAGTAACTTCATCATaacatctgatttatttatttaaaagtatatcagacacaaaaaggTGACTATGTGTAAATTCTActattttacagaataaaatacgtttttttccccaaaataacCAATTCAGACACgagaaaaacacataatatctttgaaaatgtacattttgccTACAATGTTGTACAATAAATTTTTTCTCAGACTGAATGAAGTTTTCAATAACTTTAagtcaggattttaaaaatgacaaaaatagatGTGTCAAATGTATCAAGTAAATGTTCTGTCAATACGTAAAATACAGCACATCTGCAGAACCAGACCCTCGTACTCCTAAATGAAACTATACTTTCAAGACTTACGGGACGTGCCTGAAGGACGTAAGTaggaaaaaatatgaacaataaattaaagaaaaccaaTTACCCGTTTTAAGTACCAGCTCATCAAGTACATTCTAAAAACAATTCTCGACAAAGAGGCCTACTGTGCTGGTTTATGCTTCCATCTAGTGGTTCTACCTTGAACAGTGTTTGCTGAGCTTGTGTATGAGTGTTTTTAGGGAAAATAATTTACGACACTTTTTAAGATAAAGTAATCCAAATCTTATTCAAAAGTTCATAtgccaaaaatgattttgtatcTATATGATCAacattggacattttttgtattACTTTTTCTTGATGCACAGATGGAACTATAATCATTTTAGTTCCCGTTTCTTCAGAGCACATTTAAGAACTGGACACCTCATCGGAAAGAACCACTCTATTAAGTATTCCAAcgacaaaattatttattaaataatattaaaacattttaaggtgtgtataatttctaataaaattatgtgttaaaacaaagtttactgGGAATATTTTCCATTGCTTGGAAGTAAATACCGGAAGTGTAACTCTGTTGGTTGGTTCCACTTCCACAGCTCAGGACAACAAGGCAGTCCACATGTGTCACAGCTATAAGTGACGGAGACAACTTATTTTCCCCCCACTTAGGTTTTGTATTTCTACGGTATTTTGCGGTGTGAACGTTTCCAGACATTGTTATGGGGAAGAAGAAAGCgggaggaggagct comes from Gambusia affinis linkage group LG10, SWU_Gaff_1.0, whole genome shotgun sequence and encodes:
- the fam43a gene encoding protein FAM43A gives rise to the protein MLLLNGNSGKMLPWKKNKFDLIEEDKQSKQKGYAVSLNYSALTSFAKSCPESALNRVGSMFKSKRKKVKITSEDPTYTVLYLGNATTIQSKGDGCTDMAVSKIWGKSEMGKNGTKMRLTVSSQGIRMVHVDDKAKRPGHLYLLHRITYCVADPRLPKIFAWIYRHEMKHKAVMLRCHAVLVSKPEKAKAMALLLYQTSATALAEFKRLKRRDDARHQQQQLIGDQTIPLVPLRKLLNGQCCYKPPVERSRSAPKLGSITEDLVGEEEEEKAMHFECEDILDSDCVNEKQELTQIINDLGEMSIGNDVQTLKADLRVTRLLSGESTGSESSIESNQELTGLSNGLGEVKVLEVA